The following coding sequences are from one Nicotiana tomentosiformis chromosome 3, ASM39032v3, whole genome shotgun sequence window:
- the LOC138908096 gene encoding uncharacterized protein, with translation MVTFEVILGIDWLPPYHAIFDCYAKTVTLAILELPRLEWRNSSAGTSKRVISFFKAKNMVEKGCLAYLAFVGDTTAETPTLESVPMVREVFNVFPADLPGMPPDWDIDFGIDLVPETQPISTSPYRMAPKELRFLKEMFREMLEKGFIRPSVSPWDAPVLFVKKKDGNFQPKEANKEMEEHKHKVKG, from the exons ATGGTTACTTTCGAGGTTATCTTGGGCATTGACTGGTTGCCCCCGTACCATGCCATTtttgattgttatgccaagactgttaccttggcgatactTGAGTTGCCCAGATTAGAGTGGAGGAATTCGTCCGCCGGTACTTCCAAGCGGGTTATTTCTTTCTTTAAGGCTAAaaatatggtcgagaagggttgtttggcctacTTAGCTTTTGTtggggatactactgcagagactcccacATTAGAATCAGTGCCGATGGTACGAGAGGTTTTCAATGTATTTCCTGCTGATCTACCAGGTATGCCGCCGGATTGGGATATTGACTTCggcattgatttggtgccagaAACCCAGCCTATTTCTACCTcaccttatcgtatggctccCAAGGAGCTTAGATTTTTAAAGGAGATGTTTAGGGAGATGCTTGAGAAGgggttcattagacctagtgtgtcaccttgggatgcaccagtattgtttgtgaagaagaaggacggga ACTTTCAACCTAAGGAGGCTAATAAGGAaatggaagaacacaagcacaag GTTAAAGGTTAa